The sequence ACCTCGTAACAGGCATTAGGGGCGTCAAATTTCGCCACCTCACATGCAAAAGTGAATCTAACACCCCGTAAGGAGTGGTCTAatgttaaaattttattaattttgcaTGAAAAAAAAAGAAATAGAATGCCAATAGGTGCAAcggtaaaaagtataggtttaattGGTCTATTTAACGAAGGATGGTGATGGTTGGCATGTGTTTAGTTTCAATTCGTAATGTGAATTCGATCGGTGAAACAAGGGAATTGTTCGAACATACCGCTTGCATTTCTTGGGTGTATCTGCTTGTCATATCAGTAAACTGTGAAAGAACCTGAGATAAATAATATGTAGTTATTTACAGACCTACATTCTTGTTTAAAACTGATTTTGTAAACAAACCTGTCGATACTCGGCTTCAAATTTAGAGATTTCTGTTCGTTTTGTAGAAATCTGCGCTTCAACAGCTCGAAGATCCTCCTTCTCATTAGCAAATGAAGCTGCAGTAAGAACTTCAATTGTGTAGCTAGCACTCTTAAAAAAATTATCACCTGCACAAATAATGAGGGTCAGGTACCCATAGTTGAGCATCAAACCTTAACCAACATAAGGCTCTAAATAGTATACAGGTATGGTCTCATGAATCTGACCATAAACAGCGAAAGTATGAACGCCAGGTTTTAATTCATTAATTTCGCATGGCTGAAATCCTTCAAGCTTTTTGAAGAAAGCAGAATCTGGATCCTTCTTAGCCATCTGGAGCAAATTCAACAGTATTTCAAATGAAACATTATAAATTGAAAAGAACAGGATACTCATGTTTAAGATAATTATGAATGTTAATTATAATTTACTTACTATGCTAGATGATTGATCCAATTTATAAACTGGGAAACCAAGAAAATACATTCCAGCAGCTGTCACCTTTCCTTTTTTCGCACTATCCTCCTGAAATTGAATATAAGAAAGTTGGtattttttataaacttgtataagtACTAAAAGATTATAATTCAGGATAATACCTAAATTCAGTTCACATGCAAGAAAAATCAGCTTTGATTTTAAGGTTATAGTAAGCGTAAAAACCAACGTTACAGGGGAACCTTCATACCTGCAGAGCAAGATTCAGTCCACCATTTTCGTCCCGGTCAAAATACAAAAGCTGCAAAATTAAAATTCACGTTGAATAAATAAGAGAGACTAGAATAGGAAAGTCATTAGCAATAGTATCAAATTTAGCACATGCTAAAGCTAGTTAATTAGACACGATAAATTTAAGCAGACGATGTATAAGAATAAGAAAGATCTTGAAAACAAAACCAATAATTTACCGACCTTAAACTTGCTTTTTTCTGCCGATTGGACTCGGCAAACTATTCCAGCCTTTGCTTCCTTCTCTGTCACCCTAACAGAATAGAAATGAGCACATTGCTTTTCAACCTGTTCATAAATGCAAGCTTCGATCCATATGAACAATCACAACTcacaatataaaaataaatataaatataaattacaaagGGGCCTCATCAGTCATCAGTAACCTACCTTTCTAGAAATTGGTTTCCCCAAAGCAAATGGGTGGGTAGGGACCGCACCGTTTATCGCATCCTCCAACACAGCCGCTGATACAAGTGTTTTAATATGAACTCCAAGTTTGCTGTCAAGAACACATATGTTTTAACTCGATACATATAGTAATTCAACATGAAGAAAATGGACAGAACGAATAAATAAACAACGTGACGTTAAAAAGACCTGAAAATTGCAGCAACCATGGTATTCATAGCACCCAAACTTGAAAGATCTAGCTCCAAATCCTGCCTTTCAGCTTCGATAGCCTAAGCACAAGGCTATACAGTGTCAGCAAGCATTTTAAATTGTGGTTGTATCGATTATATATGAAAGGATCCCACCTCAAAACCAGCACTGTCATATTGTTGCCGTTTATCTTGATCAGACAATATATTATACGAATAAGTGATCTCGTTAAACATATCAACTGCTTTAGGGTCATTTACATTTTTGTCAGGATGGTACCTAAACAAAGATAAATAACTCAATAATAACTCTATATATAGTTTGGGTCTACATGATCAAATTAGTAGTCATGTAAGGTAGTATGCCCCTAATCAATAAGATTCCAATAAAATTTAAAGGATATTTAGCACAGATATAATAAGGTTTAAGAAGTTAACAACATCATATTAATTAAGGAAAATAAACTTCAAATTGTCAACCAATAAACAAACATACACTTGAAAAATGAAGATGTCATAACTTTTAGTATCTTATTATCTCATCCTTACTACAAATATTTATTTAGCACTAACAGAACAACAAATAAATAATCAAATAAATTTTACCTAATTGTActataatgtaatgtaatgtaatgtaatataCTACTACTAATTTCTATAACAAGGAAAAAATAAATATAAACCGTACTCCCTCTGTCCTCTGTTTTAAATAACTACAGTAATAAATATCATTAAACTCCAAAGTTTATCAtcatttatcattactattattattaatttaaatcttAAATAAATTATGTCAAACTTATATTGAATCACAACTATCAAACATCTCTTAGATTAGCAAAATTAGTATGACACAATTATTTTGGGATGAACAGAATATGAATGTTGCAATTAACAATAAAGAACTaattattacatattacatatatacatttttatacaTTAAATAATGAAGATTGTAAAAAAAGGAACATACTTTAAAGCCAATTTACGGTAAGCAGTTTTAATTTGTTGATCTGTTGAGCTACGAGAGACACCAAGAACCTCATAAGGGTCTCTCCTTAATTCCACCTCATCTTCTTCCTCATTCTTTTTCGATCTCTGCCCAAACGCCATTGATTTTTACCCTAAAACCCAAACAATAAATCTCTCCAACAAAACTGAAATTTGAGATATCTGTTTGGATCAAGAATAAAAAGGCATGAAGATTTGGAGAAACCCTTTGGGGAACAGATCCGCAGCTCCCTTGATTTGATTTTTTGAAGAATTAAAAAGAATTGTTTGTTTTTATGggaaaacaaaataaaaacaaaattgAAAATCAAAAGAAATGGAGGGGAAATTAGTTGGAACTCTTTTGTTTTCATGTTAATGTAATCTCCATATATTACGCTTTTACACCCTTAACTTTACATCATTACACTTTCATCCTTAAGTTTGATATGTTTAAATTTAGCCGGAGTAACTTTTTTTTGCCGAAAAAACTTGATAACTATGAGGAAAAACTTCATTCAAATGATGAAGCCCAAATACAAATAATCAAATGAACCAACGGATCTTCGGTCCagcggtaccgcggttacacttgtgtactcgcagggctagaggtctcgggttcgaacctcgtcacccgctataggaattgaaatatattccttgaaggtggcccaaagggaaggttttaccgacccgctccgggactaaggtccggcccgcctacccctcgggatggtttaagggtcggatcctcagagtgtggttcgggtttcctgcccgaaagcgcgtgtgtgtgtgcaaatgatgactaggcttcggtccggactgatgcaagcttgcctttcaaaaaaaaacaaATAATCAAACGATAATACATCCGAACTCAACTATTGTAGGCAACTAAAAACTCGAGCTCAAAACTGTAACTGCAAAGAAACCAAACATATAACTGAGAAACAAGAtcaaaaatacattgtaataactaATACAAGAAGAACATGGAAGGCAACAAAGAGGTGCCAAATTAAAACGTCGAAGAGAGATTGGAGATTATCTTCGCACCGCACCACCAAAGAAGACACAACACCAAAAACCTCACGATCAAAAGTCTTTCACAAACTCGGTAATTTTTTTCATTTTGCCACCTTGAACCACCCTCTTCTTTCTAGGTTTCTTCAGTTTACTCAAAGGTTGGGGCGGATCACTTGAATTGATATGAATAGCTTTTGGTTTGTCACCCTCATAGCCTTACATGACTTCGTCAAAAAAACCGTAAAGAGAAATCATCTCGCAGCTATAGTTCGCGGCAACAAGAGGATTCTTATCCTTTTTACTAATCAGCTTGTTAGCGACCAAAGCAAAGTATGACAATCCTTTAACAATAACACAATGTCCCTCGGTACCAAAGTTGACTGAATCTGAAGCACCAATAACATTGCTCAAACATGGACCTTTAAAAAAGGTCCTTTTAGAGCCACTATCCAACACTCCCACATCAACCAAAACATTCTCCAGAGCCACCTTGGAATGAGAAATGAAATTGTATGGTTCGTTTGGTCGTACTTTTATGTTTGCTTTTCTCTTTTTGTTGGATGCGGTTCTTTTCGTTGGTGTCTGTGTTTAGATTTGCTCTTTGTAGGTTTTGTTTAGTTAGTATGTGGTAGTTAGTTTTGATTTGGTGTTGTTTGTTTGGTTTGGCCTTTTGGCTCCAACTCGGCTCGCTTGTAGATAGACATTTTTGGCTAGGTCAGTGTTAAGTTTCGCTTTCTAGTTACGACGCTTTTCGGGGTCCCTTGTATCTTCTTGATAGGTTCATTCATCGATTGATGAAAGTCCCTTTGTTATACTCACACCGCCCCAAATATATTGTTCTCAgacaaaaaaaaaacacatatttaAGAAAGGTAACAGTCACATGTGCTTTTTTGTTAACTTTCTAGTCTTACTTTCTTACTTTTTACCTATAATTTTGTCTTGTATGTATAAAGAAGAGGCACAAAAGAACTTTATCACATTATTCTTGTTTATTTATGAAAGTAGATTATTAATTTGAGACATTACAAAAAGAAATAATGGACAATATAATTTGGGACGGACAGagtatatttttatgttttttttgCCAAAAAGTAGTTCTACTAATCATAAAAATATGTGACAATAACAATATTCAATTCTATAAACGTGAGGTGTGGAAATATATTTAACAGTGATGCATGTGATGTTTAACCACAAGCACACTTGCTTAATAATATGTAATTAATCATTTTAAGTTTAAACACAAAGTAAGGGAGTTTTGATGGATGTTATGAGAAGATTTATTCCCATGTTCCATATTGTTTACTGTACTTGTTAAATGTGTTTTTTTTGCTTGAATATCAATAATTAACTAACTATTATTGTTCTCAATTTTAAGACCACTTAGACTATTCCCTACATATTATTGCAGACTTGCCTGAATTGATATATGTGTGGGGTCATTGAAAAAAATCCTAAAAGCGCGTGCTTGTGGAATATGATCATGAAGGTGGTTAAAACCCCTCTGGTGATATCAGAACAGTCGTTCTAAAAAAATGACTATTCCCTATGTCGCTGTAAATTCTTCGTCGTATGACCTGGCGTTAGGGTTTTTAATGCTGCTTAGACTATTCCCTAAATTCTCCATTGTATGACATGGCATTAGGGCAATGCCTTTATACTGGGtggaaaatgttttttttagtatcTACTTTCACTGAAATAACCACGGAACAAATTGAATTTTGATTGGCtatattttaataattcaattttTTATCCATTATTTCACCTAATTATCAATTATATttaaaacgcttttcacaatactCACTCATAATATACTATAGGAATCTCATTTCTCACAACATTTCCAATGCCATGCATGCACAATTCTCCCACACAATATGACCACACTATTAAATTGTATAGTATAATCTCAATCTAAACATTTTTTCACTTTCTTTTATTTATTTCTGGTTTAAGTATTGTTGCAGGTTTGATCCTTTGATGAAAGTTAACTGGAAAGGACTAGCTATAAAAGGTTATGCTGCGAAAAGGATTAATGCCGACATTTGCTTGAACCCGGTTGCTTGATGTAAACTCAATTTAAATGATGAATTTATGTTTAGGCTTGAATCACAATCGTACAgtgtatatatttgtatgtatatgtatgaatgtGTTATTAGCATGTGTGTATCTGTTG comes from Rutidosis leptorrhynchoides isolate AG116_Rl617_1_P2 chromosome 4, CSIRO_AGI_Rlap_v1, whole genome shotgun sequence and encodes:
- the LOC139844701 gene encoding chaperone protein dnaJ 16-like, which codes for MAFGQRSKKNEEEDEVELRRDPYEVLGVSRSSTDQQIKTAYRKLALKYHPDKNVNDPKAVDMFNEITYSYNILSDQDKRQQYDSAGFEAIEAERQDLELDLSSLGAMNTMVAAIFSKLGVHIKTLVSAAVLEDAINGAVPTHPFALGKPISRKVEKQCAHFYSVRVTEKEAKAGIVCRVQSAEKSKFKLLYFDRDENGGLNLALQEDSAKKGKVTAAGMYFLGFPVYKLDQSSSIMAKKDPDSAFFKKLEGFQPCEINELKPGVHTFAVYGDNFFKSASYTIEVLTAASFANEKEDLRAVEAQISTKRTEISKFEAEYRQVLSQFTDMTSRYTQEMQAIDELLKQRNDIQASYTTNPQTKNISSSSSSSKSKTRGLIKEDKKVSIDDGTKKKWFDIRVKMNKRKP